The Jiangella sp. DSM 45060 genome contains the following window.
CCGCGAGCAGCTGGAGCCCGACGACGAGCCCGGGCTGCTGGAGCTCTTCGCCGCCTGCGACGACTGGTTCGAGGCGACCACCGGCGGCCCGTCCGGCCCCGGCGACGTGCAGAGCCTGTTCTACGCGCTGCCCGAGGGCGCGTCGTTCGAGGACAAGCGGCTGTTCACGATCCGCGACGGCGAGAAGATCGTCGGGCTGATCGACGCCGTGCTCGGGCACCCGCACCGCACCGCCGTCGCGGTCGGCCTGTTCCTGGTGGCGCCGTCGCACCGCGGCCGCGGCGTCGGCGCCGCCGTCGCACGGGTCCTGCTGGCCGAGGCCCGCGAGAGCGGCCTCGACACCGTCACCGCGTCGGCGTACGACGCCTGGCCGCCGGGCCAGGCGTTCCTGCGCACGCTCGGGTTCACCGTCGGGCCGCCGGCCGAGCCGTCCGGCAATCGCGCCAGCGCCCCCGGCGAGCAGCCGGTGCGGAAGGCGACGCTGACGCTGGGCGGGTGAGCCGCCCCGGCCGCCCGGGGCCACACGGGCCTTCGTACCCTGGGCTGGCATGAACTGGTTGGCAGCCCGGCGCAGACGCAGTATGGCCCAGCGTGAGCTCACATCGCTCGCCGCACTGATGGGCATGGAGACGGCACCCCGATGGACGCCGGGCCGGCTCGCCGAGATCGACCAGCACGCCGCCGCGGTCCGCGACATCCTCGTCCTCGACGGCCACGGCCTGGGCTCGATCGCGCTCGCCGATTACGCGCGCGGCGTCGAGGACGTCGCCCGGGAGGGCGGCTGGCACCCCGGCGACGACGACTGGGTGTCGCTGCGCTTGGCCGGAGTGTGCCTGCTGGCCATGGCCGGTGGGGCCATGGCCAGCATCGAGGACGGCGACGCCGCGCTCTCCTGAGCGGCACCTCCGCCGCTCCTACGGGTAGTCGCGCGGCGACGAGCCCGGGTACGGCGCGGAGGTGTCCGGCCCCGTCCCCGTGTGCCGGCCGGTACCGGCCGGCGGCGCGCTCGTCGTCGACGGCGTCCCGCTCGGCGGCATCTCCGACGGCGGCACGCCGGCCGGCGCCTCCTGCGCCCGCAACGCGTCCTCGCGGCCGCGCTGGTAGGCCTCACTGCGCGTCCGCGCCTCCGGGATCT
Protein-coding sequences here:
- a CDS encoding GNAT family N-acetyltransferase — protein: MIWTVATSTGPLVVREQLEPDDEPGLLELFAACDDWFEATTGGPSGPGDVQSLFYALPEGASFEDKRLFTIRDGEKIVGLIDAVLGHPHRTAVAVGLFLVAPSHRGRGVGAAVARVLLAEARESGLDTVTASAYDAWPPGQAFLRTLGFTVGPPAEPSGNRASAPGEQPVRKATLTLGG
- a CDS encoding DUF6401 family natural product biosynthesis protein yields the protein METAPRWTPGRLAEIDQHAAAVRDILVLDGHGLGSIALADYARGVEDVAREGGWHPGDDDWVSLRLAGVCLLAMAGGAMASIEDGDAALS